In Apium graveolens cultivar Ventura chromosome 10, ASM990537v1, whole genome shotgun sequence, the following are encoded in one genomic region:
- the LOC141693315 gene encoding uncharacterized protein LOC141693315, producing MEQQSPFLNWPYFFHEKTMEELSQSLSVTTMELETTRVRAEEEMKLRDDQLLELTEILEQTIRDRDEIQETCQQLLFDKLLLQHQQQQQMQLQHFHNKNQRAPHSGISSIQDDPWNGNLSSSDCEESIISSSSQEKDHDFLLPLVIDKALPENGKFLQAVMKAGPLLNTLLLAGPLPNWQHPPPPLDNYQIPPPLIVPQPLLPPQHLHHQDSCMDVITLDNINKFVGNNKKRGFSEVISSFTETR from the exons ATGGAACAACAAAGTCCATTTCTTAATTGGCCATATTTTTTCCATGAAAAG ACAATGGAGGAACTATCACAATCACTTTCAGTGACAACTATGGAGCTAGAAACTACAAGGGTTAGAGCTGAAGAGGAGATGAAATTAAGAGATGATCAGTTACTTGAACTCACAGAGATATTGGAACAGACTATTAGAGAcagagatgaaattcaagaaacaTGTCAACAACTCTTATTTGACAAACTGCTACTCCAACATCAGCAGCAGCAACAAATGCAGCTACAACACTTTCATAACAAAAATCAAAGAGCTCCACACTCCGGAATCTCGAGCATCCAAGATGATCCATGGAATGGTAATCTCTCTTCATCAGACTGTGAAGAAAGCATTATTTCTTCGTCAAGTCAAGAAAAAGATCACGATTTTCTCTTACCATTAGTCATAGATAAAGCATTGCCTGAAAATGGGAAATTTTTGCAAGCTGTAATGAAAGCGGGGCCATTGCTGAATACACTTCTTCTAGCAGGACCTCTACCAAATTGGCAACATCCGCCGCCACCCCTTGACAATTATCAGATTCCACCACCACTAATCGTACCGCAGCCGTTACTACCACCTCAACATCTGCATCATCAAGACTCTTGTATGGATGTTATCACTCTCGACAACATTAACAAGTTTGTTGGAAATAACAAAAAAAGAGGCTTTAGTGAAGTCATTAGTTCATTCACAGAAACTAGGTGA